From the genome of Muricauda sp. SCSIO 64092, one region includes:
- a CDS encoding sodium/sugar symporter: MGTKNKNQQLKSNSSMEGYFDLWDYVVFILYALLILVIGLWVSRNKEGRQKTAEDYFLASKSLPWWAIGASLIAANISAEQFIGMSGSGFALGIGIASYEWMGALTLIIVGKYFLPIFIDKGIYTIPEFVEKRFSTNLKSILAIFWICLYVFVNLTSVLYLGGLALETILGVDMVYAIIGLALFAAAYSLYGGLSAVAWTDIVQVVFLVLGGLVTTYLALNSASGGEGAMAGLKKIFEVAPNHFDLILDKGHPEYINLPGIGVLVGGLWVANLYYWGFNQYIIQRTLAAKSLKESQKGILFAAALKLIIPLIVVIPGIAAYVIVNDPEILSSLGDLGTTNIPSSGASDKAYPWLMQFLPTGLKGVAVAALSAAIVSSLASMLNSTSTIFTMDVYRQYFNTNASSKETVNVGRLSAAVALIIAMVIAPLLDGLDQAFQFIQEYTGIVSPGILAVFLLGLFWKKTTNRGAIVGALISIPIAMFFKVGPKGWAQDSALEYLFPTLPWMDQMGLTCLATMLVIALVSYWQNKGKDDGKGIRFSKNTFKTSPLFNIISFTILLVLALLYALLW, from the coding sequence ATGGGAACAAAAAATAAGAACCAACAACTAAAAAGTAATAGTAGTATGGAGGGTTATTTTGACTTATGGGACTATGTAGTTTTTATATTATATGCCCTGTTGATCCTGGTTATTGGACTTTGGGTTTCCCGGAATAAGGAGGGGCGCCAAAAGACGGCTGAAGACTATTTTTTGGCCAGTAAATCATTGCCATGGTGGGCAATCGGAGCCTCTTTAATTGCCGCCAACATTTCTGCAGAACAGTTTATTGGTATGTCGGGGTCCGGTTTTGCCCTTGGTATAGGAATTGCTTCCTATGAATGGATGGGAGCCCTGACATTGATTATTGTAGGAAAGTATTTTCTTCCCATTTTCATAGATAAAGGTATTTATACCATTCCTGAATTTGTTGAAAAACGATTTTCAACCAATTTAAAGTCAATTTTGGCCATATTCTGGATTTGCCTGTATGTTTTTGTCAATTTGACTTCCGTTTTATATTTGGGTGGTCTAGCCCTTGAAACCATTTTAGGTGTGGATATGGTCTACGCCATTATAGGATTGGCACTATTTGCTGCGGCGTATTCACTTTATGGTGGACTCTCGGCAGTAGCCTGGACAGACATTGTTCAAGTTGTCTTTCTTGTCCTTGGTGGATTGGTCACTACATATTTGGCTTTAAACAGTGCATCGGGTGGAGAAGGTGCAATGGCCGGCCTAAAAAAAATCTTTGAGGTTGCTCCAAATCATTTTGATTTAATTTTGGATAAGGGTCATCCTGAATACATTAACCTTCCAGGTATCGGGGTACTGGTTGGCGGGCTGTGGGTTGCCAATCTTTATTATTGGGGCTTCAACCAATATATAATTCAACGAACATTGGCTGCCAAATCACTTAAAGAATCACAGAAAGGAATTTTATTTGCGGCAGCACTGAAGCTCATTATACCTTTAATTGTAGTTATTCCTGGGATTGCCGCCTATGTAATTGTCAATGACCCTGAAATTCTTTCATCCCTTGGTGATTTAGGCACGACCAATATCCCTTCTTCAGGGGCATCCGATAAGGCCTATCCCTGGTTAATGCAGTTCTTACCAACTGGTTTAAAAGGGGTAGCAGTGGCCGCCTTGTCAGCGGCAATTGTTTCTTCCCTGGCCTCAATGTTGAATTCAACCTCAACCATTTTTACAATGGATGTCTATAGACAATATTTCAACACAAACGCAAGCAGCAAGGAAACGGTCAATGTTGGAAGGTTGTCCGCAGCAGTTGCTTTGATAATTGCTATGGTCATTGCACCGCTTTTGGATGGACTTGACCAGGCTTTTCAATTCATTCAGGAATATACGGGTATTGTGAGTCCTGGTATTTTAGCGGTTTTTTTATTAGGTCTTTTCTGGAAAAAAACAACGAACAGAGGGGCTATCGTTGGCGCATTGATTTCCATACCGATTGCCATGTTTTTTAAGGTAGGGCCAAAAGGTTGGGCCCAGGACAGTGCTTTGGAGTATTTGTTTCCCACGCTACCATGGATGGATCAAATGGGGCTGACCTGTTTAGCCACTATGCTTGTGATTGCTTTGGTCAGTTATTGGCAGAACAAAGGGAAAGATGATGGGAAGGGTATACGATTTTCAAAAAACACTTTTAAGACCAGTCCCTTGTTTAACATTATATCCTTTACCATACTGTTGGTTTTAGCATTGTTGTACGCTTTGCTCTGGTAA
- a CDS encoding ankyrin repeat domain-containing protein, with protein MVFLVKASVVILILWLFYKLLLERESFFAVNRMYLLVGLLMVFLLPFIALPELVNHQGVVGNWLEQTPFPEPQESFVSSAESEPENIRSTDYAMSQDNDPTNVPPTTGKSIGFWLFAIYVFGVIVLAAHLLFQLATVFFQVQRTVDKVDDVHCTIVNVDDDSGPRSFFNYILLNPRKYNSETYEQILEHEKIHVKLMHSIDLFIAEIAIIVLWFNPIVWLFKKDIEKNIEYQTDALLLKSPAVETEKYQLNLIEIAVERKPLTIVSNYNQSLIKKRIVMMNKKKSNTHSYWKYAFIAPTLVVTLLLLNQPLSVKAQEKVVSIGEHNTGERFENEYDDDVDRELAPLLYAVRSGDLKQVKKLVAEGADVNLVQGGEGTALVMAIRKNKLQIARFLMEKGADPNLGTDNDGHPLWLAARNGDIELVKLLVAKGVDVNKKFPGDGSALIQASKNGDLAMAKALVRLKADINMGVHGDGNPLIMASKGGHFELVEYLVGLGAAINQEVKGDETPLINASEQGHLAIVKFLVEKGADVNKICTERLRDGNIRVRTALLMADKKGHDSIVKYLKSKSAKDN; from the coding sequence ATGGTATTTCTAGTAAAGGCTTCTGTTGTGATTTTGATTTTATGGCTCTTTTACAAACTCTTGTTGGAGCGCGAAAGTTTTTTTGCCGTAAACCGCATGTATCTTCTGGTAGGTTTACTAATGGTCTTTTTACTTCCTTTTATTGCGCTTCCAGAATTGGTGAACCATCAGGGAGTTGTTGGTAATTGGCTAGAACAAACGCCCTTTCCAGAACCCCAAGAAAGTTTTGTTTCCTCCGCAGAATCCGAACCAGAAAACATTAGGTCCACGGATTATGCAATGTCCCAAGATAATGACCCAACCAATGTTCCACCTACCACTGGCAAAAGCATTGGATTTTGGCTGTTCGCAATTTATGTTTTTGGTGTGATTGTATTAGCTGCACATCTACTCTTTCAATTGGCAACTGTTTTTTTTCAAGTGCAAAGAACGGTTGATAAAGTTGATGATGTACACTGTACCATAGTTAATGTTGATGATGATAGTGGTCCCCGCTCTTTTTTCAACTATATCCTTTTAAATCCAAGGAAGTACAATTCCGAAACCTACGAGCAAATACTGGAGCATGAGAAAATCCATGTAAAACTGATGCACTCCATTGATCTGTTCATAGCAGAAATTGCCATCATTGTCCTTTGGTTCAACCCAATTGTGTGGTTGTTCAAGAAAGACATTGAGAAAAATATTGAATACCAAACCGATGCGCTCCTACTGAAATCCCCAGCGGTTGAAACGGAAAAGTATCAGTTGAACCTTATTGAGATAGCAGTGGAGCGAAAGCCGCTCACCATCGTCTCGAATTACAATCAATCATTAATTAAAAAACGAATCGTCATGATGAACAAAAAGAAATCGAACACACACAGTTATTGGAAGTATGCATTCATTGCCCCAACCCTGGTGGTAACCCTGTTATTACTAAATCAACCCCTTTCCGTCAAAGCTCAAGAAAAGGTTGTGTCCATTGGTGAACACAACACTGGGGAAAGATTTGAGAATGAATATGATGATGATGTTGACCGAGAGCTTGCGCCGCTTTTATATGCGGTTCGGAGCGGTGATCTTAAGCAGGTTAAAAAACTGGTCGCGGAAGGTGCTGACGTAAATCTTGTGCAAGGCGGAGAAGGAACGGCCCTGGTTATGGCAATCCGGAAAAACAAGCTTCAAATAGCCCGGTTTTTAATGGAAAAGGGAGCTGACCCAAATCTGGGGACCGACAACGATGGCCATCCGCTATGGTTGGCGGCTCGGAACGGAGATATTGAACTGGTCAAGCTTTTGGTTGCTAAAGGGGTCGATGTAAACAAAAAATTTCCTGGAGACGGTAGTGCTTTGATTCAAGCTTCCAAGAACGGGGACCTGGCCATGGCAAAAGCATTGGTGAGATTGAAAGCAGATATCAATATGGGAGTTCATGGTGATGGTAATCCCCTGATTATGGCCTCCAAAGGTGGACACTTCGAATTGGTTGAATACCTGGTGGGATTAGGGGCAGCTATAAACCAAGAGGTAAAAGGCGATGAAACTCCTTTGATAAACGCAAGTGAACAAGGGCATCTTGCCATAGTAAAGTTTCTTGTCGAAAAAGGAGCGGATGTAAATAAAATATGTACTGAAAGACTTCGTGATGGCAACATTAGGGTCCGAACCGCCCTGTTGATGGCCGATAAGAAGGGACACGATTCCATTGTCAAGTACTTAAAATCCAAAAGCGCAAAAGATAATTGA
- the galE gene encoding UDP-glucose 4-epimerase GalE, with product MILVTGGLGYIGSHTVVELLEEGFEVLVVDDLSNSSLDVLKGIERACGKRPLFECLSLSNRISVKTLFHKYLDIQGIIHFAASKAVGESVSKPLAYYDNNLTSLLFFLQEMEVHNLSIPLIFSSSCTVYGEPDTLPITEQAPIKKATSPYGNTKQIGEEIIWDTLKSNEKLSAIILRYFNPIGAHDSLEIGELPIGIPQNLVPFITQTAVGLRDKLIVFGDDYPTRDGTCIRDYIHVVDLAKAHLIALQRLMAHKNEDRYEVFNLGTGKGNSVLEVIKCFERVSGMKLNYGIGPRREGDVVAAYADVSKANELLKWNAILSLDDAMASAWEWEQKIRTNN from the coding sequence ATGATATTAGTTACAGGAGGTCTTGGCTATATTGGATCACACACGGTTGTGGAACTTTTGGAAGAAGGGTTCGAGGTTTTGGTGGTCGACGACCTCTCAAATTCCTCTTTGGACGTACTTAAGGGCATTGAACGTGCCTGTGGCAAACGTCCTCTTTTTGAATGCCTGAGCCTGAGTAACAGGATATCCGTAAAAACCCTTTTCCATAAATATCTGGATATCCAGGGCATTATCCATTTTGCGGCCTCCAAAGCCGTTGGCGAGAGTGTCTCAAAACCATTGGCATATTATGACAATAATCTTACTTCCCTATTGTTTTTTCTCCAGGAAATGGAAGTCCATAATCTTTCCATTCCCCTAATTTTCAGTTCTTCCTGCACTGTCTATGGCGAGCCGGATACGTTACCGATTACCGAACAGGCGCCCATAAAAAAAGCAACATCCCCCTATGGGAACACGAAACAAATAGGAGAGGAAATCATATGGGATACCTTAAAAAGTAACGAGAAGTTGTCAGCAATAATATTGAGGTATTTCAACCCCATAGGAGCACACGACTCTTTGGAAATAGGGGAACTTCCCATCGGTATTCCCCAGAACCTTGTCCCGTTCATTACACAGACGGCTGTTGGACTACGGGATAAACTGATCGTATTTGGGGATGATTATCCCACTCGGGATGGCACGTGCATTAGGGATTATATACATGTGGTTGATTTGGCCAAGGCACATCTGATAGCACTCCAAAGGCTTATGGCACACAAAAACGAAGATCGGTATGAAGTATTTAATCTAGGAACGGGGAAAGGAAATTCGGTTTTGGAGGTCATAAAGTGTTTTGAACGGGTATCTGGCATGAAATTGAATTATGGGATAGGTCCGAGAAGGGAAGGGGATGTGGTAGCGGCTTATGCAGATGTCTCAAAAGCAAATGAACTCCTCAAATGGAATGCAATTCTAAGTCTTGATGACGCCATGGCATCTGCTTGGGAATGGGAACAAAAAATAAGAACCAACAACTAA
- a CDS encoding TetR/AcrR family transcriptional regulator gives MRAVEKNWLETGYRCFAKEGPNGLKVERLSKEVGKNKSSFYHLFADLEVFMERLLEFHLGRAKTISKKESEARNENELIAILLEHKTDLLFHRQLRIHRDHQSFKKYLDRIGQFSVQGLLPVWKNIISLTENGYLAQMVFHLSLENFYLQITDETLNKPWLKSYFANIRHMVLLFRQSKH, from the coding sequence ATGAGAGCGGTAGAAAAAAATTGGCTGGAAACGGGGTATCGCTGTTTTGCCAAAGAGGGTCCGAATGGCCTTAAGGTGGAGCGATTATCCAAAGAAGTCGGAAAAAACAAGTCCTCGTTTTACCATTTGTTTGCCGATCTCGAAGTTTTTATGGAAAGGCTGTTGGAATTTCATCTGGGCCGGGCAAAGACCATTTCAAAAAAAGAGTCGGAGGCAAGGAATGAAAACGAATTGATAGCGATTCTCCTTGAGCACAAGACAGACCTGTTGTTCCATCGTCAATTGAGAATCCATAGGGACCACCAAAGTTTCAAAAAATACCTTGACCGCATTGGCCAATTTTCAGTCCAGGGGCTACTTCCCGTTTGGAAAAACATCATTTCCCTGACCGAGAATGGTTATTTGGCGCAAATGGTCTTTCACCTTAGTTTAGAGAATTTTTATCTTCAAATAACCGATGAGACCCTTAACAAGCCCTGGCTAAAGTCATACTTTGCCAATATTCGGCACATGGTCCTTCTTTTCAGGCAATCGAAACATTGA
- a CDS encoding MBL fold metallo-hydrolase yields MKPDRLYFPIIHLALSINLGCTMVKVTTSEKRNPTPQQVTVGENTTLTTWGTIKVNKAHFFPSSFQLKTDDTIIYVDPVEIGNAEPADFILLTHGHPDHFSIKDIKNLLKRETIIVCPKGVSKKLKNITDKIYAVRPNEQLTFEGIHIQATWAYNTKSVFLRIKAHPKAKENVGYVLTLKNGTKVYHAGDTDYIPETRELSDVDVALVPIGGDNLTMDGEEAAKMVNEIRPGIVIPMHYEIKNRNELKRFETLVNRKIKVVKLDVENQLDKNDNRGFGLY; encoded by the coding sequence ATGAAGCCGGACAGATTGTATTTTCCCATAATCCATTTGGCCTTATCGATTAACCTAGGCTGTACCATGGTAAAAGTAACAACAAGCGAAAAGAGAAATCCGACACCGCAACAAGTCACGGTTGGGGAAAATACCACCTTAACGACCTGGGGCACCATTAAAGTGAACAAAGCCCACTTCTTCCCTTCAAGTTTTCAATTGAAAACAGATGATACCATTATATACGTGGACCCTGTGGAAATAGGGAATGCGGAACCGGCCGATTTCATTTTGTTGACCCATGGACATCCGGACCATTTTTCCATCAAGGACATCAAAAACCTTCTTAAACGCGAAACGATCATTGTTTGCCCAAAAGGGGTATCAAAAAAATTAAAAAACATCACCGATAAAATATATGCGGTAAGACCAAATGAGCAGTTAACCTTTGAAGGCATCCATATTCAGGCGACCTGGGCATACAACACGAAATCCGTTTTTTTACGGATCAAGGCACACCCCAAGGCAAAAGAGAATGTGGGTTATGTCCTTACATTGAAAAATGGAACAAAAGTATACCATGCGGGTGATACCGATTATATTCCGGAAACAAGGGAACTAAGTGATGTTGATGTTGCTTTAGTACCGATAGGAGGTGATAACCTGACAATGGACGGGGAAGAGGCAGCTAAGATGGTTAATGAAATCAGGCCTGGAATTGTTATTCCGATGCACTATGAAATCAAAAATCGAAATGAATTGAAACGGTTTGAAACTTTGGTCAACAGGAAGATCAAAGTGGTCAAATTGGATGTTGAAAATCAACTTGACAAAAATGACAATAGAGGATTTGGGTTATACTAA
- the rsgA gene encoding ribosome small subunit-dependent GTPase A: MTIEDLGYTKHLETLRIKNNLGDFGIGRVIAEHRERYIVKNGKGEFEAVITGNLRFSANSREDFPAVGDWVALIDHDSDFVIIHSVFPRLSTLARQAVGKLGERQVIATNIDHALILQAVDRDFNINRIERYLTLCNSSGIKAILLLNKIDLISRKSLERLIGVTQERINQVPIIPMSNVSHEGIAVLNTYLQKGKTFCLLGSSGVGKSSLINILVGEEVMATGEISRSIDRGRHITTHRELLVTEKGIFIDNPGMREVGIADSAHGLDVTFETITALSKNCRFKDCTHTTEIGCAITAAVEKGEIDRSSYENYLKMEREKDHFESTLAERRKKEKDFGKMIKNYKKDRKLKKY; the protein is encoded by the coding sequence ATGACAATAGAGGATTTGGGTTATACTAAACATTTAGAGACACTAAGGATAAAAAACAACCTTGGGGACTTTGGAATCGGGCGGGTAATAGCCGAACATAGGGAAAGATATATTGTGAAGAACGGAAAAGGCGAATTTGAGGCCGTTATCACGGGAAATTTGAGGTTTTCGGCCAATAGCCGCGAAGATTTTCCCGCTGTAGGGGATTGGGTTGCGCTTATAGACCATGATTCCGACTTTGTAATCATCCATAGCGTTTTCCCCAGATTATCGACCCTGGCAAGACAAGCCGTCGGAAAGCTTGGTGAACGCCAGGTAATCGCAACAAATATTGATCATGCCCTTATTCTCCAAGCGGTGGATAGGGATTTTAACATTAACCGCATTGAACGGTATTTGACCCTTTGCAATTCCTCCGGAATAAAAGCAATCCTCCTTCTCAATAAAATAGATTTAATTTCCCGAAAAAGTTTGGAAAGGTTGATCGGTGTCACACAGGAAAGGATAAATCAAGTACCCATCATTCCAATGAGCAATGTATCACATGAAGGAATTGCAGTCCTGAACACTTACTTGCAGAAGGGCAAGACCTTTTGTTTATTGGGTTCATCCGGAGTGGGAAAGTCCTCGCTCATCAATATCCTGGTTGGCGAGGAAGTAATGGCTACGGGGGAAATCAGTAGAAGTATTGACCGGGGGAGGCATATTACCACCCATCGGGAACTATTGGTTACCGAAAAAGGCATTTTCATTGACAATCCAGGGATGCGGGAAGTTGGAATCGCCGACTCCGCCCATGGATTGGACGTTACGTTTGAAACCATAACGGCACTGTCCAAAAACTGCAGATTCAAAGACTGCACACATACAACGGAAATCGGGTGTGCCATAACCGCGGCCGTTGAGAAGGGAGAAATCGATAGATCTTCCTACGAAAACTATTTGAAAATGGAACGGGAAAAAGACCACTTTGAATCCACTCTGGCGGAAAGGCGAAAAAAGGAAAAGGATTTTGGAAAGATGATAAAGAATTATAAGAAAGACAGAAAACTGAAGAAATACTGA
- a CDS encoding formylglycine-generating enzyme family protein, with protein MSKTNHFHVLSLLIVIVLGCNKKPKQTDFQNNGDQNTTVDLIVALPKNIQAPKGMVWIPGGEFYQGAVPSDTMAMNHEKPRHKVAVDGFFMDIHEVTNKQFSEFVRKTGYVTVAERELEWVEMKKQLPPGAEKPHDSILQPGSLVFKKTKSSVPNLYDYSQWWQWKIGANWKHPNGPGSSIKGKENHPVVQIAYEDALAYCKWVGRRLPTEAEWEYAARGGRDKSIFFWGNDVGQLNAHANTWEGEFPVKNTEEDGFELRAPVMSYPSNDFGLYDMAGNVWEWTNDWYNIDYYKGLAENGQTVNPKGANTAYNPSNPFLQEKIIKGGSFLCSASYCASYRISARMATSTDSGAEHLGFRTVVGLENHKK; from the coding sequence ATGTCAAAAACAAACCATTTCCATGTACTTTCACTTTTGATTGTTATCGTTTTAGGCTGTAACAAAAAACCGAAACAGACCGATTTTCAAAATAATGGCGATCAGAATACTACGGTGGATTTAATTGTAGCACTTCCTAAAAACATACAGGCCCCCAAGGGTATGGTCTGGATTCCGGGAGGAGAATTTTATCAAGGTGCGGTTCCTTCGGATACTATGGCCATGAACCACGAAAAACCAAGACATAAAGTTGCTGTGGACGGTTTTTTTATGGATATACACGAGGTGACCAACAAGCAATTTTCCGAATTTGTAAGAAAGACTGGCTACGTCACGGTTGCAGAACGCGAATTGGAATGGGTGGAAATGAAGAAACAACTTCCACCAGGTGCCGAAAAACCGCATGATTCCATTTTACAACCTGGTTCACTGGTCTTTAAAAAAACAAAGTCAAGTGTGCCCAATCTTTACGATTATTCACAATGGTGGCAATGGAAAATTGGTGCCAACTGGAAGCATCCCAACGGACCAGGGAGTTCCATTAAAGGTAAGGAAAACCATCCTGTTGTTCAGATTGCCTACGAAGATGCCTTGGCCTATTGTAAATGGGTCGGGCGAAGGCTCCCCACTGAAGCTGAGTGGGAGTATGCCGCGCGGGGAGGTAGGGACAAATCCATCTTTTTTTGGGGAAATGATGTGGGACAACTCAATGCTCATGCCAACACCTGGGAGGGGGAATTTCCTGTAAAAAATACCGAGGAAGATGGTTTTGAACTAAGGGCTCCGGTAATGAGCTATCCATCCAATGATTTTGGATTATATGACATGGCAGGAAATGTCTGGGAGTGGACAAACGATTGGTACAACATCGATTATTATAAAGGGTTAGCAGAAAATGGGCAGACGGTCAACCCCAAAGGTGCCAATACCGCATATAATCCGAGCAATCCATTTCTGCAAGAAAAAATTATTAAGGGGGGATCTTTTTTATGTAGTGCTAGCTATTGTGCCAGCTATCGCATAAGCGCGAGAATGGCCACTAGCACGGATTCAGGTGCGGAACACTTGGGTTTCCGGACAGTAGTAGGATTGGAAAATCACAAAAAATAA
- a CDS encoding UDP-glucose--hexose-1-phosphate uridylyltransferase, producing MKLDLNEHPHRRYNILTGEWVLVSPHRTKRPWQGKQEKTTPNVRPKYDEKCYLCPGNVRASGSANPKYTSVYSFTNDFSALLHDTPTTVIEDGLLKAQGECGICKVICFSPDHSLTLPLMEISAIEEVIGIWQKEYLELGSKKEINHVQIFENKGALMGCSNPHPHGQIWAQHSIPQEVQKKTVQQMNYWNAHGRSLLGDYLNQEMGKKERIIFEDEHFLALVPYWAVWPYEVMIAPKKAFQHIGQLTKEGKKGFARAIKTVTTKFDNLFETSFPYSMGIHQAPTQGKDYPEWHFHMSFYPPLLRSETVKKFMVGYEMFANPQRDITAEMAAVTLKGLSSQHYTQKA from the coding sequence ATGAAACTGGATCTAAACGAACATCCCCATAGGAGATACAACATATTGACAGGTGAGTGGGTCTTGGTCTCACCACATAGGACCAAACGGCCATGGCAGGGAAAACAGGAAAAAACGACACCGAATGTTCGCCCCAAATACGATGAAAAATGTTACCTATGTCCAGGCAACGTGAGAGCTAGTGGTAGTGCAAACCCAAAGTATACATCAGTTTACAGTTTTACCAACGATTTCTCGGCATTGTTACATGACACGCCTACAACCGTAATTGAAGACGGACTTTTAAAAGCACAGGGTGAATGCGGTATTTGCAAGGTAATCTGTTTTTCGCCCGACCATTCGTTGACGCTTCCGTTGATGGAAATTTCAGCCATTGAAGAAGTTATTGGTATTTGGCAAAAAGAATATTTGGAATTGGGTTCGAAAAAGGAAATCAACCATGTCCAGATTTTTGAGAACAAGGGAGCCTTGATGGGATGCAGCAATCCACATCCACATGGACAGATTTGGGCGCAGCATTCCATTCCACAGGAAGTTCAAAAAAAAACTGTCCAGCAGATGAACTATTGGAATGCGCATGGAAGGAGTTTGCTTGGGGATTATCTCAATCAAGAAATGGGGAAAAAGGAACGCATCATTTTTGAAGACGAGCATTTTTTGGCCCTTGTTCCTTACTGGGCGGTTTGGCCCTACGAAGTTATGATTGCCCCCAAAAAGGCCTTTCAGCACATAGGACAACTCACCAAGGAAGGAAAGAAGGGTTTTGCAAGGGCCATAAAAACGGTGACCACGAAGTTTGATAACCTTTTTGAAACTTCCTTCCCTTATTCCATGGGAATTCACCAAGCTCCCACCCAGGGCAAGGATTATCCGGAATGGCATTTTCACATGTCTTTTTACCCCCCCTTGCTTCGTTCAGAAACAGTGAAAAAATTTATGGTGGGGTATGAAATGTTCGCAAATCCACAGCGCGATATTACTGCAGAAATGGCCGCAGTTACACTTAAAGGGCTTTCAAGTCAACATTACACCCAAAAAGCATAA
- a CDS encoding BlaI/MecI/CopY family transcriptional regulator, whose protein sequence is MKKLTEREDQIMQIIWQTNGLFIRDIVAELPEPKPHYNTVATIVKILVKKGFLESTKIGNIDRYSALIPLDDYRKKHVEDIKKKYFGNSLTKMMAHFAKQEKLSDSEIEELITIIKSKKS, encoded by the coding sequence ATGAAGAAATTGACGGAGCGTGAAGATCAGATCATGCAAATAATCTGGCAAACCAATGGCCTCTTTATCCGAGATATCGTAGCGGAATTGCCCGAGCCAAAACCCCATTACAATACGGTCGCAACCATCGTAAAAATTTTGGTCAAAAAGGGTTTTTTAGAATCTACAAAGATTGGAAATATAGACAGGTATAGTGCCCTAATACCTCTGGATGACTATAGAAAGAAGCACGTGGAGGATATCAAGAAAAAATATTTCGGAAACTCCTTGACCAAAATGATGGCACACTTTGCAAAACAGGAAAAACTATCCGATAGTGAGATTGAAGAACTGATTACCATTATAAAATCAAAAAAATCTTAG
- a CDS encoding LacI family DNA-binding transcriptional regulator, which translates to MATMTTIKDMAKVLQVSPSTISRALSDSPEISSKTKERVREMAKTLGYVPNHYARSLKSKTTKTIGVVVPNVIDDFFAKVLHGIEKEASKYGFTVLITFSNDSKKSEYKNLLTLINHSVDGILISFSKEIQKSGDYGNMLKIMGYGIPIVMFDRIHKGLPFDSVTIDDFAGSYRATKHLYNSGCQRIAFLSPISNTSVGRSRKEGYLSALKRKENNSLPSFCIEFGSYEKFKELFSNVLKTHRLDGILAADELSAIYSLNTLQQMGYKVPKEISVIGFTNGPMAQSANPALSVVSQHAERVGAKSFQVLKNRLTNSRAKTKNIVIASELLLRNSTRAMYFEE; encoded by the coding sequence ATGGCGACAATGACAACCATTAAAGATATGGCAAAAGTATTGCAGGTTTCACCATCGACCATTTCCAGAGCCCTGAGTGATAGCCCCGAAATAAGTTCAAAGACCAAGGAAAGGGTTCGGGAAATGGCAAAAACCCTAGGGTATGTTCCCAATCACTATGCACGAAGCCTGAAATCAAAGACGACCAAGACCATTGGCGTCGTTGTGCCCAATGTTATCGATGATTTTTTTGCCAAGGTATTGCACGGTATTGAAAAAGAGGCTTCGAAATATGGCTTTACCGTACTCATTACATTTTCAAACGACTCTAAAAAAAGTGAGTATAAAAATCTTCTTACCTTGATCAACCACAGTGTTGATGGCATTTTGATTTCATTTTCCAAAGAGATCCAAAAATCGGGGGATTATGGGAATATGTTGAAAATAATGGGCTATGGCATACCCATTGTCATGTTTGACCGTATTCATAAGGGACTTCCCTTTGATTCGGTCACCATCGATGACTTTGCAGGGTCTTATCGTGCAACAAAACACTTATATAATTCGGGGTGCCAAAGAATCGCCTTTTTATCACCAATATCCAACACCAGTGTAGGGCGCTCTAGAAAAGAGGGCTACCTTTCGGCACTCAAGCGTAAGGAAAACAACAGCCTCCCTTCCTTTTGCATTGAATTTGGAAGCTATGAAAAGTTCAAGGAACTGTTTTCAAATGTACTTAAAACGCATAGGCTCGATGGTATTTTGGCAGCAGATGAACTGTCGGCCATTTATTCGCTGAACACACTGCAACAGATGGGCTACAAGGTGCCAAAGGAGATATCCGTAATTGGCTTTACCAATGGTCCAATGGCACAGTCGGCAAACCCGGCTTTAAGTGTGGTATCACAACATGCAGAACGGGTAGGTGCAAAATCCTTTCAGGTGCTGAAAAATCGGTTGACCAATAGTAGGGCAAAAACCAAAAACATAGTAATAGCTTCAGAATTATTGTTAAGAAATTCGACCAGGGCAATGTATTTCGAGGAATAA